One window of the Hippocampus zosterae strain Florida chromosome 8, ASM2543408v3, whole genome shotgun sequence genome contains the following:
- the LOC127606380 gene encoding zinc finger protein Gfi-1-like — translation MPRSFLVKSKRAHTYHQPRALHDCTGPWSDGGEFPPPEPPGTTWSVPTEEAAVTADTSPLSLGCLVPKAAESSPKTPLSCAGSPCAPSPDYEGFWRPPSPCASPDSLKSFSPLVDDTPAFSVPFRPYDWSGYPASAVHGLYPGPAPSAVHGLYAEPGARVLHHSSAYAQQALRTYGRHTAGSLLFHDGGPLRSHHLEAHREGPPDVLCASLVLNGAYKCVKCSKVFSTPHGLEVHVRRSHSGTRPFACPVCSKTFGHAVSLEQHKAVHSQERSFDCKICGKSFKRSSTLSTHLLIHSDTRPYACQYCGKRFHQKSDMKKHTFIHTGEKPHKCQVCGKAFSQSSNLITHSRKHSGYKPFACHLCSKGFQRKVDLRRHKDTQHGIK, via the exons ATGCCTCGCTCCTTCCTGGTGAAGAGCAAGAGAGCTCACACGTATCACCAGCCAAGAGCACTGCACGACtgcacag GTCCTTGGAGTGATGGCGGTGAGTTTCCTCCTCCAGAACCGCCCGGTACCACGTGGAGCGTTCCCACGGAGGAGGCTGCGGTGACCGCGGACACGTCGCCCCTCTCCTTGGGCTGCCTCGTCCCGAAAGCGGCTGAATCTTCCCCCAAAACCCCGCTGAGCTGCGCGGGTAGCCCTTGCGCGCCCTCGCCGGATTATGAAGGCTTCTGGAGGCCCCCTTCCCCGTgtgcctcaccgg ATTCCCTCAAATCTTTCTCTCCTTTGGTGGACGACACGCCGGCTTTTTCTGTTCCCTTTCGGCCTTACGACTGGAGCGGATATCCTGcctccgccgttcacggcctcTATCCCGGCCCGGCTCCATCGGCGGTGCACGGCCTCTACGCGGAGCCCGGCGCGCGCGTGCTGCACCACTCGTCTGCCTACGCGCAGCAGGCGCTGCGGACGTACGGCCGCCACACTGCCGGCTCGCTTCTCTTCCACGACGGGGGGCCCCTACGCTCCCACCACCTCGAGGCCCACCGGGAGGGCCCGCCGGATGTTCTGTGCGCCAGTCTGGTGCTCAACGGCGCCTACAAGTGTGTCAAGTGCAGCAAG GTCTTCTCCACGCCGCACGGGCTGGAAGTGCACGTCCGCAGGTCCCACAGCGGCACCAGGCCCTTCGCGTGTCCCGTCTGCAGCAAAACCTTTGGTCACGCAGTCAGTCTGGAGCAGCACAAGGCCGTGCACTCGCAG GAGAGAAGCTTTGACTGCAAGATCTGCGGCAAGAGCTTCAAGCGCTCGTCCACACTGTCCACGCACCTCCTGATCCACTCGGACACGCGTCCTTACGCCTGCCAGTACTGCGGCAAGCGCTTCCACCAGAAGTCGGACATGAAGAAGCACACTTTCATCCACACGGGGGAGAAGCCGCACAAGTGCCAAGTGTGCGGTAAAGCCTTCAGCCAGAGCTCCAACCTCATCACGCACAGCCGCAAACACAGCGGCTACAAACCCTTCGCCTGCCACCTGTGCAGCAAAGGATTCCAGAGGAAAGTCGACCTGCGCAGGCACAAGGACACGCAGCACGGGATCAAGTGA